The following are encoded together in the Thunnus thynnus chromosome 15, fThuThy2.1, whole genome shotgun sequence genome:
- the LOC137197758 gene encoding kelch-like protein 7: MTGMASPEKASSTKKKSERKCATKDEYRQLSSIMGVMNNLRKQGTLCDVTLVVQGKHISAHRVVLAAASHFFSLMFTTRMMESMSHEVELRSAEPEIIELLIEFIYTARISVNSSNVQSLLDAANQYQIEPVKKMCVEFLKGQIDATNCLGISALADCMDCPELKAAAEDFFQLHFTEVYKLDEFLQLDVTQLTHLLHQDKLTVRAEAQIYDAAVRWLKYDVCNRQQYMVEVLGCVRFPLVSKTFLSKTVQAEPLIQENPQCLKMVISGMRYHLLSLEDREDLGESSRPRRKKHDYRIALFGGSQPQSCRYFNPKDSSWTDIRCPFEKRRDATAVFWDNVVYILGGSQLFPIKRMDCYNVLKDSWYSKLGPPTPRDSLAACAAQGKIYTSGGSEVGSSALDLFECYDTRTESWQVKTSMLMARCSHGSVEANGLIYVCGGTVGNNVSGRVLNNCEVYDPNTQQWKELCGMRVARKNHGLVVVNNRIYAIGGQGALGGLDSVEYYDIASNEWRAASAMPWRGVTVKCEAVGDTIYVLAGFQGVGRLGHVLEYHTDTDRWVTCSKVRAFPVTSCLICVVDTCGVNEDEDMDLIDSQTHTAAAASSSASTSSSS; the protein is encoded by the exons ATGACGGGCATGGCCTCACCGGAGAAGGCGTCAAGCACCAAGAAGAAGAGCGAGAGGAAATGTGCCACCAAAGATGAGTACAGGCAGCTGTCCAGCATCATGGGAGTCATGAACAACCTGAGGAAACAG GGTACCCTCTGTGATGTGACCCTGGTGGTTCAGGGGAAACACATATCTGCCCACAGGGTGGTGCTGGCTGCTGCCAGCCATTTCTTCAGCCTCATGTTCACCA CCAGAATGATGGAGTCGATGTCCCATGAGGTGGAACTCAGGAGTGCTGAGCCTGAGATCATTGAGCTGTTGATTGAATTTATCTACACAGCTAG GATTTCAGTGAACAGCAGTAATGTCCAGTCGTTGCTGGATGCAGCCAACCAGTACCAGATTGAGCCagtgaagaaaatgtgtgtggagTTCCTCAAAGGACAGATTGATGCAACAAACTGCTTGG GAATCTCAGCCCTGGCAGACTGTATGGACTGTCCTGAGCTCaaggcagcagcagaggacTTTTTTCAGCTCCACTTCACTGAAGTCTACAAACTGGATGAGTTTCTGCAACTGGATGTCACACAGCTCACACATCTACTGCACCAGGACAAACTCACTGTCCGTGCTGAGGCACAG ATTTATGACGCAGCGGTGCGCTGGCTGAAGTACGATGTGTGTAACAGACAGCAGTATATGGTGGAGGTGCTGGGGTGTGTTCGCTTCCCCCTGGTCTCCAAAACCTTTCTGTCCAAGACAGTGCAGGCTGAGCCTCTCATCCAGGAAAACCCACAGTGCCTCAAGATGGTCATCA GTGGGATGCGCTACCACCTACTGTCTCTGGAGGATCGGGAGGACCTGGGAGAGAGCAGTCGCCCACGACGCAAGAAGCATGATTACCGAATTGCTTTGTTTGGAGGCTCCCAGCCACAGTCCTGCCGCTACTTCAACCCCAAG GACTCCAGCTGGACAGACATCCGCTGCCCCTTTGAGAAGCGCCGGGATGCCACAGCCGTCTTCTGGGACAATGTGGTGTACATCCTGGGTGGCTCACAGCTCTTCCCCATTAAACGTATGGACTGCTACAACGTCCTGAAGGACAGCTGGTACTCCAAGCTAGGTCCTCCCACACCTCGTGACAGCCTGGCTGCCTGCGCCGCCCAGGGCAAGATCTACACATCCGGGGGCTCGGAAGTTG GCAGCTCAGCCCTGGACCTTTTCGAGTGCTACGACACCAGGACAGAGTCATGGCAAGTGAAAACTAGCATGCTGATGGCCCGCTGCAGCCACGGCTCAGTGGAGGCCAATGGGCTCATCTACGTCTGTGGAGGAACTGTGGGCAACAATGTCTCTGGCAGGGTCCTCAACAACTGTGAGGTCTATGATCCCAACACACAACA aTGGAAGGAGCTATGTGGGATGAGAGTAGCCAGGAAGAACCACGGGCTGGTGGTGGTCAACAACAGGATCTATGCTATTGGAGGGCAAGGGGCACTGg GTGGATTGGACTCGGTGGAGTACTACGACATCGCCAGTAATGAGTGGCGTGCTGCCTCAGCGATGCCATGGCGAGGTGTTACGGTGAAGTGTGAGGCTGTGGGTGATACCATATATGTGCTGGCAGGGTTTCAAGGGGTTGGGAGGCTCGGACATGTCCTGGAGTaccacactgacactgacag GTGGGTGACTTGCAGCAAGGTACGAGCGTTTCCCGTCACCAGCTGCCTTATCTGTGTAGTCGACACATGTGGAGTGAACGAGGACGAGGACATGGACCTCATAGACTCTCAGACGCACACCGCGGCTGCTGCCTCTTCATCTGCCTCAACCTCATCATCCTCATAG
- the LOC137197759 gene encoding kelch-like protein 7 has protein sequence MVSSSKMKSERKCDTTDESRQLSSIMSVINNMRKQGTLCDVTLVVQGKKISAHRVVLAAASHFFSLMFTTRMMESISHEVELRSVEPEIIELLIEFIYTARISVNSSNVQSLLDAANQYQIEPVKKMCVEFLKGQIDATNCLGISALADCMDCPELKAAAEDFSQLHFTEVYKLEEFLQLHVTQLTHLLHQDKLAVRAEDQIYDAAVRWLKYDVCNRQQYMVEVLGCVRFPLVSNTFLSRTVQAEPLIQENPQCLKMVTSAMHYHLLSLEDREDLGESSRPRRKKHNYQIALFGGSQLKSCRYFNPKDSSWTDIRCPFEKRRDATAVFCDNVVYILGGSQLFPIKRMDCYNILKDSRYSKPGPPTPRDSLAACVAQGKIYTSGGSGMGSSALDLFECYDTRTESWQVKTSMLRARYRHGSVEANGLIYVCGGTVGNNVSGRVLNNCEVYDPNTQQWKKLCGMRVARKNHGLVVVNNRIYAIGGQGALGDLDSVEYYDIASNEWRAASAMPWRGVTVKCEAVGDTIYVLAGFQKVGRLEHVLEYHTNTDRWVTCRKVQAYPFTNCLICLVDTHGLNKNINK, from the exons ATGGTGTCAAGTTCCAAGATGAAGAGCGAGAGGAAGTGTGACACCACAGATGAGTCCAGACAGCTGTCCAGCATCATGAGTGTCATAAACAACATGAGGAAGCAG gGTACCCTCTGTGACGTGACCTTGGTagttcaggggaaaaaaatttCTGCCCACAGAGTGGTGCTGGCTGCTGCCAGCCATTTCTTCAGCCTCATGTTCACAA CCAGAATGATGGAGTCGATATCCCATGAGGTGGAACTCAGGAGTGTTGAGCCTGAGATCATTGAGCTGTTGATTGAATTTATCTACACAGCTAG GATTTCAGTGAACAGCAGTAATGTCCAGTCGTTGCTGGATGCAGCCAACCAGTACCAGATTGAGCCagtgaagaaaatgtgtgtggagTTCCTCAAAGGACAGATTGATGCAACAAACTGCTTGG GAATCTCAGCCCTGGCAGACTGTATGGACTGTCCTGAGCTCaaggcagcagcagaggacTTTTCCCAGCTCCACTTCACTGAAGTCTACAAGCTGGAAGAGTTCCTGCAACTGCACGTCACACAGCTCACACATCTACTGCACCAGGACAAACTCGCTGTCCGTGCTGAGGACCAG ATTTATGACGCAGCGGTGCGCTGGCTGAAGTACGATGTGTGTAACAGACAGCAGTATATGGTGGAGGTGCTGGGGTGTGTTCGCTTCCCCCTGGTCTCCAACACCTTTCTGTCCAGGACAGTGCAGGCCGAGCCTCTCATCCAGGAAAACCCACAGTGCCTCAAGATGGTCACCA GTGCTATGCACTACCACCTACTGTCTCTGGAGGATCGGGAGGACCTGGGAGAGAGCAGCCGCCCACGACGCAAGAAGCACAATTACCAAATCGCCTTGTTTGGAGGCTCCCAGCTGAAATCCTGCCGCTACTTCAACCCTAAG GACTCCAGCTGGACAGACATCCGCTGCCCCTTCGAGAAGCGCCGGGACGCTACAGCCGTCTTCTGTGACAATGTGGTGTACATCCTGGGTGGCTCACAGCTCTTCCCCATTAAACGTATGGACTGCTACAACATCCTGAAAGACAGCCGGTACTCCAAGCCAGGTCCTCCCACACCTCGTGACAGCCTGGCTGCCTGCGTCGCCCAGGGCAAGATCTACACATCCGGGGGATCTGGAATGG GGAGCTCAGCCCTGGACCTTTTCGAGTGCTACGACACCAGGACAGAGTCATGGCAGGTGAAAACCAGCATGCTGAGGGCCCGCTACAGGCACGGCTCAGTGGAGGCCAACGGGCTCATCTACGTCTGTGGAGGAACTGTGGGCAACAATGTCTCTGGCAGGGTCCTCAACAACTGTGAGGTCTATGATCCCAACACACAACA ATGGAAGAAGCTGTGTGGGATGAGAGTGGCCAGGAAGAACCACGGGCTGGTGGTGGTCAACAACAGGATCTATGCTATTGGAGGGCAGGGGGCACTGg gTGATCTGGACTCGGTGGAGTACTACGACATCGCCAGTAATGAGTGGCGTGCTGCCTCAGCGATGCCATGGCGAGGTGTTACGGTGAAGTGTGAGGCTGTGGGTGATACCATCTATGTGCTGGCGGGGTTTCAAAAGGTCGGGCGGCTCGAACATGTCCTGGAGTACCACACTAACACTGACAG gTGGGTGACTTGCAGGAAGGTACAAGCGTATCCTTTCACCAACTGCCTGATCTGTCTGGTCGACACACACGgattgaataaaaatataaataaataa
- the si:ch73-345f18.3 gene encoding uncharacterized protein si:ch73-345f18.3 translates to MPRFLCCCCFSSETSGNERQPLLQPTPPELKEPESARKTRPAHNDAQTVRRIGRLVMRRVCVPELDQRFSDMAETFNEQQQHYESMTQHIGNLRRSCNCTQGDSLAISECVGMIREEHKAKYRISLKMKGYDFSLCVIPVGSEGESEEEPMSPLLRLAQDELKGTSESAKATISKGTTLQELIGWLLRSKDQMAEQVKGAAATYQEQGRLNENLEENMKEVRRAKELSLSYRQQAGEVLTEAAEITGTLL, encoded by the exons ATGCCCCgttttctctgctgttgctgcttctCAAGTGAAACCTCCGGCAACGAG AGGCAGCCTCTCCTGCAGCCCACACCACCTGAACTGAAAGAACCTGAATCAGCCAGGAAGACCCGGCCAGCACACAATG ATGCACAGACTGTGAGGCGGATCGGCAGGCTGGTGATGAGGAGGGTGTGTGTGCCAGAGTTGGACCAGAGGTTTTCAGACATGGCTGAGACCTTcaatgagcagcagcaacactatGAGTCCATGACCCAACACATCGGCAACCTGCGAAGGAGTTGCAACTGTACTCAGGGTGACAGTCTGGCTATATCTGAATGTGTGGGGATGATCAGAGAGGAGCACA AGGCAAAGTACAGGATCTCCCTTAAGATGAAGGGCTACGACTTCTCCCTCTGTGTGATCCCTGTGGGGTCAGAGGGTGAAAGCGAGGAGGAACCGATGTCTCCTCTTCTGCGATTAGCTCAGGATGAACTGAAGGGCACTTCAGAAAGCGCCAAGGCCACCATCTCGAAGGGCACTACTCTGCAAGAGCTGATCGGCTGGCTGCTCCGAAGCAAGGATCAAATGGCTGAGCAAGTGAAGGGGGCAGCAGCAACTTACCAGGAGCAAGGAAGACTGAATGAGAACCTGGAAGAGAACATGAAGGAAGTGAGGAGGGCGAAGGAACTGTCGCTGAGTTACAGACAACAAGCTGGGGAAGTCCTCACTGAGGCTGCAGAGATAACAGGGACTCTTCTGTAG